One window from the genome of Nitrososphaerota archaeon encodes:
- a CDS encoding ABC transporter ATP-binding protein: MLEVENIEVSLGGVDILRKVSLNVKEKEIVMILGRNGAGKTTTMKSIIGIIPLKKGRIIFNGKDITNLPPYKRAKMGIGYAPDDRKIFTDMTAKENIEVALSNSNKKNEVFKEVFQIFPIIEKLMNRKGGYLSGGEQKMLAIARALALSPKFLLLDEPLEGLAPIITKHFYESIKKIRDRGISILIAESNLLHASKLADRIFIIERGEIIFEGYPEEVLKKEEVLKVLRGF, from the coding sequence ATGTTAGAAGTAGAAAATATAGAAGTAAGTTTAGGTGGGGTAGATATATTAAGAAAAGTCTCATTGAATGTTAAGGAAAAAGAAATAGTAATGATTTTAGGTAGAAATGGAGCTGGAAAAACAACTACTATGAAAAGCATTATTGGAATAATTCCATTGAAAAAAGGTAGAATAATTTTTAATGGAAAAGATATAACAAATCTTCCACCTTATAAAAGAGCTAAAATGGGTATTGGATATGCTCCTGATGATAGGAAAATATTTACGGATATGACTGCTAAAGAAAACATTGAAGTAGCTTTATCAAATTCAAATAAGAAAAATGAAGTATTTAAAGAAGTATTTCAAATATTTCCAATAATTGAAAAATTAATGAATAGAAAAGGTGGATATCTTAGTGGTGGAGAACAAAAAATGCTTGCAATAGCTAGAGCTTTAGCACTTTCTCCTAAATTTCTATTATTAGACGAACCATTAGAAGGGCTAGCACCAATTATTACTAAACATTTTTATGAAAGTATTAAGAAAATAAGAGATAGAGGAATATCGATTTTAATTGCCGAATCAAATTTATTACATGCTTCAAAATTAGCTGATAGAATATTTATTATAGAGAGAGGAGAAATAATATTTGAAGGATATCCAGAAGAAGTTTTAAAGAAAGAGGAAGTTTTAAAAGTTTTAAGAGGGTTCTAA
- a CDS encoding ABC transporter ATP-binding protein, with amino-acid sequence MSFSVETYDLTRIFKSKQSGRINIVKALDNVNLKVSKGELFGLLGPNGAGKTTLIKILCTLLFPTSGKAYVNGYDVLKDTSKIREIINVASGGETPGYGILTVKENLWFFSQLYGIPNRIAKERINELLEIVDLKDKANERLNKLSSGMKQKLNIARSLLNDPQILFLDEPTLGLDVISAHQIREYIKYWIKEKENRTIFLTTHYMAEAEELCDRVAIIDEGKIIACDTPENLKKMVSRGSSFEIEIAYMNDEKINLLKNLKGIIALSFNHKINESLTIIKIIVENESIISDVISMILNLKSKVISLRKIEPTLETVFMSLVGKGLEND; translated from the coding sequence ATGTCATTTTCAGTTGAAACATATGATTTAACACGTATATTCAAATCTAAGCAAAGTGGTAGAATAAATATTGTAAAAGCTTTAGATAATGTTAATTTAAAAGTTTCTAAAGGAGAACTTTTTGGTTTACTTGGTCCAAATGGAGCTGGAAAAACAACTTTAATAAAAATTCTTTGCACTCTTCTATTTCCTACATCTGGAAAAGCTTATGTAAATGGATATGATGTTTTAAAAGATACTTCAAAAATTAGAGAAATAATAAATGTTGCTAGTGGAGGAGAAACACCTGGATATGGAATTTTAACTGTTAAAGAAAATCTATGGTTCTTCTCTCAACTTTATGGAATACCAAATAGAATAGCTAAAGAAAGGATTAATGAACTTTTAGAAATAGTTGATCTAAAAGATAAAGCTAATGAAAGATTGAATAAACTTTCAAGCGGTATGAAACAAAAATTAAATATAGCTAGGAGCTTGCTTAATGATCCTCAAATACTTTTTCTTGATGAACCTACTCTTGGATTAGATGTTATTTCAGCTCATCAAATAAGAGAATATATTAAATATTGGATTAAAGAAAAGGAAAATAGAACTATTTTTCTCACAACTCATTATATGGCTGAAGCTGAGGAATTATGTGATAGAGTTGCAATTATAGACGAAGGGAAAATAATAGCATGTGACACACCTGAAAATTTAAAGAAAATGGTTTCAAGAGGGTCTTCATTTGAAATAGAAATAGCTTACATGAATGATGAAAAAATTAATCTATTAAAAAATTTAAAAGGTATTATAGCACTTTCTTTTAATCATAAAATTAATGAAAGTTTAACAATTATAAAAATCATCGTTGAAAATGAATCGATTATTTCTGATGTTATTTCTATGATTTTAAATCTTAAATCAAAAGTAATTTCTCTTAGAAAAATTGAACCAACATTAGAAACAGTTTTTATGTCATTGGTTGGAAAAGGTTTGGAAAATGATTAA
- a CDS encoding DUF429 domain-containing protein — protein MKVIGIDLAGTENRPTGFCIMDDKMNVITKILYKDREIIRNILEENPKIIAIDAPLSLPKGRRSLEKKSNIHLRECDKELLRNKIKFFPITLGPMRELTKRGIKLKKILNKKGFEVIEVYPGGAQDLLKIPRKSKSTEELRKGLEKLGIKGLSENMTDHELDAVTSAFTAKLYLEKKYIAYGDNDEGIIIMPKL, from the coding sequence ATGAAGGTTATTGGAATAGATCTTGCAGGAACAGAAAATAGACCTACAGGATTTTGTATAATGGATGATAAAATGAATGTAATAACAAAAATACTTTATAAAGATAGAGAAATTATTAGAAATATTCTAGAAGAAAATCCTAAAATCATTGCAATAGATGCACCATTAAGTCTTCCAAAAGGTAGAAGATCATTAGAGAAGAAATCAAATATACATTTGAGAGAATGCGATAAAGAATTATTAAGAAATAAGATTAAATTTTTTCCAATTACTTTAGGACCAATGAGAGAACTTACTAAAAGAGGAATAAAATTAAAAAAAATATTGAATAAAAAAGGGTTTGAAGTAATAGAAGTATATCCAGGTGGAGCACAAGATTTATTAAAAATACCTAGAAAAAGTAAAAGTACAGAAGAGCTTAGAAAAGGATTAGAGAAACTTGGAATAAAAGGATTATCAGAAAATATGACAGACCATGAACTAGATGCTGTTACTTCAGCTTTTACAGCAAAACTTTACCTTGAAAAAAAATATATCGCCTATGGAGATAATGATGAGGGAATTATAATAATGCCAAAATTGTAA
- a CDS encoding corrinoid protein codes for MSNSILLDKIAKAVINLNDEEVKEIVNKAIKDGMNPIEIIEKGLSKGLKEVGLLYEKGEYYIPHLMIAAEIFKENIEKLKPLLSTKETKSKILGKVLIGTVKGDLHDLGKNLVAIMLSINGFEVIDLGKDVPTELFIEKIKEHNPDVLGLSALMSTTMYEQKNVIKTLEDSGLRNKVKVIVGGAPVTKEWAEEIGADGYAENAIEAVKIVKNLLKKND; via the coding sequence ATGTCCAATTCAATTTTATTGGATAAAATTGCTAAAGCAGTTATAAATTTAAATGATGAAGAAGTTAAAGAAATTGTAAATAAAGCAATAAAAGATGGTATGAATCCTATTGAAATTATTGAAAAAGGTTTATCAAAAGGTTTAAAAGAAGTTGGTTTGCTTTATGAAAAAGGAGAATACTATATACCACATTTAATGATTGCTGCAGAAATTTTTAAAGAAAATATAGAAAAACTAAAACCTCTTTTAAGCACTAAAGAAACAAAAAGTAAAATTCTTGGAAAAGTTTTAATAGGCACTGTGAAAGGAGATTTACACGATCTTGGAAAAAATCTTGTTGCAATAATGCTTTCAATAAATGGCTTTGAAGTAATAGATTTAGGTAAAGACGTGCCAACTGAATTATTCATTGAAAAAATAAAAGAACATAATCCAGATGTGTTAGGATTAAGTGCTTTAATGTCAACAACTATGTATGAACAGAAAAATGTTATTAAAACATTAGAAGATTCAGGTTTAAGAAATAAAGTAAAAGTAATAGTTGGTGGAGCACCAGTAACTAAAGAATGGGCTGAAGAAATTGGTGCAGATGGTTATGCTGAAAATGCTATTGAAGCTGTTAAAATTGTAAAAAATTTATTAAAAAAGAATGATTAA
- a CDS encoding ABC transporter permease, with protein MIKSFMRNLRAIYGRVYVRIIGGNRYLHEIFADAFLPLLNLSAYVFVYKAMNAPQDLASFVIIGGVMVTFWLNVLWSMGAQLYWEKEMGNLEVFLLAPISRMAILFGMAIGGMINTSLRALATLILGLYIFNVKFNMSNPMLVLTIFILTLIALYALGMLFSSLFLLFGREAWHSANLLQEPIYFLSGIYFPIKYFPFWLQVVASLIPLTIGLDAIRKLIIYGYDFIDIHLHFFLLIFLSIVLLILAKSSLNYMEKIAKKEGRLTLRWA; from the coding sequence ATGATTAAATCATTCATGAGAAATTTAAGAGCTATATATGGAAGAGTATATGTAAGAATAATTGGTGGAAATAGATATTTACATGAAATTTTTGCAGATGCTTTTTTACCATTATTAAATCTTTCAGCATATGTTTTTGTCTATAAAGCTATGAATGCACCTCAAGATTTAGCTAGTTTTGTTATTATTGGGGGTGTAATGGTAACATTTTGGTTGAATGTTTTATGGAGTATGGGTGCTCAATTATATTGGGAGAAAGAAATGGGCAATTTAGAAGTTTTTTTACTAGCTCCTATTTCAAGAATGGCTATATTATTTGGCATGGCTATAGGAGGTATGATAAATACTTCTCTTAGAGCCTTAGCAACATTAATTTTAGGATTATACATTTTTAATGTTAAATTTAATATGAGTAATCCTATGCTAGTACTTACTATTTTTATATTAACATTAATAGCTCTTTATGCTTTAGGTATGCTATTCTCTTCTTTATTCTTATTGTTTGGTAGAGAAGCATGGCATTCAGCAAATCTTTTACAAGAACCAATATATTTCCTTTCAGGAATATATTTTCCAATAAAATATTTTCCATTTTGGCTTCAAGTTGTTGCTTCTTTAATACCCCTTACAATTGGCTTAGATGCTATAAGAAAATTAATTATTTATGGATACGATTTTATTGATATTCATTTACATTTCTTTTTATTAATTTTCCTTTCTATTGTATTATTAATACTTGCTAAATCCTCTTTAAACTATATGGAAAAAATTGCTAAAAAAGAAGGGAGGTTAACTCTTAGATGGGCTTAA
- a CDS encoding ABC transporter permease, whose translation MGLIKNLKTFKCAFWLGFKIESNWTDPFLFAIYSLIRPLSSLLIIIFVYIVGALSGYSNPDYATYMVLGNAFFIFAAQAIYGSIWMIHDDREHYQIIKYVYVSPSNFYIYYVGRGAFAFLLSSAFSSLITIFVGVTFLGVKIDFLKIDYSFFILNFLISLIGLISLSMILASIGFFTTRTMWSLSEGLAGLFFLFCGILFKPEQFPYPLQIFSYMLPLTYWVSLFRNSLLGLRMESLMNEFIISSGYTIFLLLFSIMLFRYSLRIAKKKGIIDAILTF comes from the coding sequence ATGGGCTTAATAAAAAATTTAAAAACTTTTAAATGTGCTTTTTGGCTTGGTTTCAAAATAGAAAGCAATTGGACAGATCCTTTCTTATTTGCAATATATTCTTTAATTAGGCCTTTATCAAGCTTATTGATAATAATATTTGTTTATATTGTCGGAGCGTTATCTGGTTATAGCAATCCTGATTATGCAACATATATGGTTTTAGGGAATGCATTCTTCATTTTTGCAGCTCAAGCAATTTATGGTTCTATATGGATGATACATGATGATAGAGAACATTATCAAATAATCAAGTATGTATATGTTTCTCCATCAAATTTCTATATATACTATGTTGGTAGAGGAGCTTTTGCTTTCCTTTTATCGTCTGCATTTTCTTCTTTAATTACAATTTTTGTTGGAGTAACATTCTTAGGAGTTAAAATAGATTTTCTAAAAATAGATTATTCGTTTTTCATATTAAATTTTTTAATTAGTTTAATAGGTTTGATTTCTCTTAGTATGATACTTGCTTCTATCGGATTCTTTACAACTAGAACTATGTGGAGTTTATCAGAAGGTTTAGCAGGGCTATTCTTTTTATTCTGCGGGATTCTTTTTAAACCTGAACAATTTCCATATCCTTTACAAATATTTTCTTATATGCTTCCTTTAACTTATTGGGTCTCTCTTTTTAGAAATTCTTTATTAGGATTAAGAATGGAATCTTTAATGAATGAATTTATTATAAGTTCAGGATATACTATATTTTTATTATTATTTTCAATAATGCTCTTTAGGTATTCTTTACGTATAGCAAAAAAGAAAGGGATAATAGATGCTATATTAACATTTTAA
- the larA gene encoding nickel-dependent lactate racemase: protein MESNQIKIKYGYDFIKINLPSQIGFYEAKMKDFENIKNIEKVLQEKLREPIGTSSLNEIISPDSKIVILVDDYTRATPAYKILPILINEIKKKNVKKENIEIMFALGTHRKPTMEEIIGKIGEKIYKEYLVSYHDFRDYKNLKYLGKTKLGTPVYINEKALQADLLIGIGMTAPHRVCGFSGGSSIIQPGISGEETTFYTHWLSAQYSGIEILGKIDNPVKNEMNEVASKTNLKFIINVVLNKNNEIVEIFIGDFIKAWRIGAEFSSKVYGVKIPFQADIVIADCPPPSDINMWQASKSIYASELVIRPGGTIILLARCFEGISKEHPEVEKFGYMGFKQVKELVNEGKIKDLTAAAHIAHVGRIIKDKAECILISSGIKKEIAEKIGFKYEENPQKAILKALDKYSKEAKIVILHNAPTILPIL, encoded by the coding sequence ATGGAAAGTAATCAAATTAAAATTAAATATGGATATGATTTTATAAAAATCAACTTACCATCACAAATTGGTTTTTATGAAGCAAAAATGAAAGATTTTGAAAATATTAAAAATATAGAAAAAGTACTTCAAGAAAAATTGAGAGAACCTATAGGTACTTCAAGTTTAAATGAAATTATATCTCCAGATTCTAAAATAGTTATACTGGTTGATGATTACACAAGAGCTACTCCTGCGTATAAAATTCTTCCAATTTTAATTAATGAAATTAAAAAGAAAAATGTGAAAAAAGAAAATATTGAAATTATGTTCGCATTAGGCACTCATAGAAAACCTACTATGGAAGAAATAATAGGGAAAATCGGAGAGAAAATATATAAAGAATATTTAGTTTCTTATCATGATTTTAGAGATTATAAAAATTTAAAATATCTTGGAAAAACAAAACTTGGAACACCAGTTTATATAAATGAGAAAGCTTTACAAGCAGATTTATTAATTGGGATTGGAATGACAGCTCCTCATAGAGTATGTGGATTTAGTGGAGGTTCATCGATAATACAACCAGGAATATCTGGGGAAGAAACTACTTTTTATACACATTGGTTAAGTGCTCAGTATAGTGGTATTGAAATACTTGGTAAAATAGATAATCCAGTAAAAAATGAAATGAATGAAGTAGCTTCTAAAACAAATTTGAAATTTATTATTAATGTAGTTTTAAATAAAAATAATGAAATAGTTGAAATATTCATAGGAGATTTTATAAAAGCATGGCGAATAGGTGCTGAATTTTCAAGTAAAGTATATGGAGTTAAAATTCCTTTTCAAGCAGATATAGTTATAGCAGATTGTCCACCACCATCTGATATTAATATGTGGCAAGCAAGTAAATCGATATATGCTTCTGAATTAGTAATTAGACCTGGTGGAACAATTATTCTTTTAGCAAGATGCTTCGAAGGTATTAGTAAAGAGCATCCTGAAGTTGAAAAATTTGGATATATGGGATTTAAACAAGTAAAAGAATTGGTTAATGAAGGAAAAATAAAAGATTTAACAGCAGCAGCACATATAGCTCACGTTGGGAGAATAATAAAAGATAAAGCTGAATGTATACTTATTTCAAGTGGTATAAAGAAAGAAATTGCTGAAAAAATAGGATTTAAATATGAAGAAAATCCTCAAAAAGCTATATTAAAAGCATTAGATAAGTATTCTAAAGAAGCAAAAATTGTAATACTTCATAATGCACCAACAATCCTTCCTATTTTATAG
- a CDS encoding trimethylamine methyltransferase family protein, translating into MNKFDFSNIKSKLQLLTKEDIEKIHSSAIKILEKTGIMFDNKEALKIFNENGFEVNFEKKIVKINEEAIKEAIIKAPSKIIIYDRNGKECLFLEENNVYYNPGSAAINIFDIETNNIRKPTSKDLEKFSILVDSLSYIHAQSTALIVSDVPKIISDRYRLYIILKNAIKPIITGAFTIDGLHDMVKMLNVITDGKVHEKPIAIFDVCPSPPLMWSEITSQNLIDCAKYMVPAEIVPMPLSGATSPVTLTGTIVQHTVEALSGIVLSQIVNPKAPIIYGGSPAIFDMRYGTTPMGAIETIMIDCSYSLIGKYYGLPTHAYLGLSDSKIVDIQAGFESTIGIILGALTGINVISGPGMIDFESCQSMEKLVIDNEVCGMALRLIKGIKVIEDSLAIELIEKIGPGGQFLTSKHTLEWFKKELFIPSEIIDRLERKAWIEKNQKDCIQRAKEIVRKILEENKPKILEPEKEEELNRIIKNSIKRYEDK; encoded by the coding sequence ATGAATAAATTTGATTTTTCAAATATTAAAAGCAAGTTGCAATTATTAACAAAAGAAGACATTGAAAAAATCCATTCTTCAGCTATTAAAATTTTAGAAAAAACTGGAATAATGTTTGATAATAAAGAAGCTTTAAAAATATTTAATGAAAATGGCTTTGAGGTTAATTTTGAAAAGAAAATTGTTAAAATAAATGAAGAAGCTATTAAAGAAGCCATAATAAAAGCACCTTCAAAAATAATTATTTATGATAGAAATGGAAAAGAATGCCTTTTTCTTGAAGAAAATAATGTATATTATAATCCTGGGTCTGCTGCAATTAATATTTTTGATATTGAGACAAATAATATTAGAAAACCAACTTCAAAAGATTTAGAAAAATTTTCAATACTTGTTGATTCATTATCATATATTCATGCTCAAAGCACTGCATTAATTGTTTCAGATGTTCCTAAGATTATTTCTGATAGATATAGGCTCTATATAATTTTAAAAAATGCTATAAAACCAATTATTACAGGAGCGTTCACAATTGATGGATTACATGACATGGTTAAAATGCTTAATGTTATTACTGATGGAAAAGTACATGAAAAACCAATTGCTATATTTGATGTTTGTCCATCTCCTCCATTAATGTGGAGTGAAATTACATCTCAAAATTTAATAGATTGTGCTAAATATATGGTTCCAGCAGAAATAGTTCCAATGCCATTATCCGGAGCTACAAGTCCAGTAACTCTTACTGGAACAATTGTTCAACATACTGTTGAAGCTTTAAGTGGAATAGTTCTATCTCAAATAGTTAATCCTAAAGCACCAATAATTTATGGTGGTTCACCAGCAATATTTGATATGAGATATGGAACAACTCCAATGGGAGCGATTGAAACGATTATGATTGATTGTTCATATTCTTTAATTGGAAAATATTATGGTTTACCAACACATGCTTATCTTGGTTTAAGCGATTCGAAAATTGTTGATATTCAAGCAGGTTTTGAATCAACTATTGGAATAATTTTAGGAGCTTTAACTGGAATAAATGTGATATCTGGGCCGGGAATGATTGATTTTGAAAGCTGCCAAAGTATGGAAAAGCTTGTAATAGATAATGAAGTATGCGGAATGGCTTTAAGATTAATAAAAGGAATAAAGGTTATAGAAGATTCTCTTGCTATAGAATTAATAGAAAAAATAGGTCCTGGAGGACAATTTTTAACTTCTAAACACACTCTTGAATGGTTTAAAAAAGAGTTATTCATTCCATCAGAAATAATCGATAGATTAGAAAGGAAGGCATGGATCGAGAAAAATCAAAAAGATTGTATTCAAAGAGCTAAAGAAATAGTGAGGAAAATATTAGAAGAGAATAAACCTAAAATACTTGAGCCTGAAAAGGAGGAAGAATTGAACAGAATTATAAAAAATTCTATTAAAAGATATGAAGATAAATGA
- a CDS encoding iron-containing alcohol dehydrogenase: protein MNEIEQLREIHPLFKIYYLKMPKKIIFGLNSLERITEEAKNIGGKKALLITDKSLEKTNLVKNVIQYLEKAGYSIEVFNEVEPEPKLSTSEGIKNIVEGKNFDLIVGFGGGSVLDTAKIASILATNPGKIEDYLGFDLVKKPGLPKILIPTTAGTGSEITRVSVFTKGNTKVSVYSDYLFADVAIVDPLVTISLPPHLTASTGFDALSHAIEAYMSLGGNILTDTISLKVIEIISKYLRRAYFNGNDIEARYYMSIAATMAGICIANAMVCLGHAIGLVLGVKYHLSHGVSCALALPYTIEYNSMVLEEKIFNIAKALGERIDSSLEENSIKVVNSIKKLMKDVGLPISLKEIKGASMEDIPELAQETIKIKRLLIHNPRKVSYEDAIGIFNKMFEMH, encoded by the coding sequence ATGAATGAAATTGAACAATTAAGAGAAATACATCCATTATTTAAAATATATTATTTAAAAATGCCAAAAAAAATTATTTTTGGATTGAATTCTTTAGAAAGAATAACAGAAGAAGCAAAGAATATAGGTGGTAAAAAAGCATTATTAATAACAGATAAAAGTTTAGAAAAAACAAATTTAGTAAAAAATGTTATACAATACTTAGAAAAAGCAGGGTACAGTATAGAAGTTTTTAATGAAGTTGAACCTGAGCCTAAATTGTCTACATCTGAAGGAATAAAAAATATTGTTGAAGGAAAAAATTTTGATTTAATAGTAGGATTTGGAGGAGGAAGTGTTCTTGATACTGCAAAAATTGCTTCCATACTTGCAACAAATCCTGGAAAAATTGAAGATTATCTTGGTTTTGACTTAGTAAAAAAACCGGGATTGCCAAAAATATTAATACCTACAACTGCTGGAACAGGAAGTGAAATAACACGTGTATCAGTATTTACAAAAGGGAATACCAAGGTATCAGTATATAGTGATTATTTATTTGCTGATGTAGCTATAGTTGACCCGCTTGTAACAATTTCTTTACCACCTCATTTAACTGCCTCTACAGGTTTTGATGCATTAAGCCACGCAATAGAAGCATATATGTCCCTCGGTGGAAATATTTTAACAGATACTATTTCATTAAAAGTTATAGAAATTATTTCAAAATATTTAAGAAGGGCATATTTTAATGGAAATGATATTGAAGCTAGATATTATATGTCTATTGCTGCTACAATGGCTGGAATATGTATTGCAAATGCTATGGTATGCTTAGGACATGCTATAGGATTAGTTTTAGGAGTAAAATATCATTTATCACATGGAGTTTCGTGCGCATTAGCTCTTCCATATACCATAGAATATAATTCTATGGTTTTAGAAGAGAAAATTTTCAATATAGCAAAAGCTTTAGGTGAAAGAATTGATAGTTCTTTAGAAGAAAATTCAATAAAAGTGGTAAATTCTATAAAGAAACTTATGAAAGATGTTGGATTGCCAATAAGTTTAAAAGAAATTAAAGGAGCATCTATGGAAGATATTCCAGAATTAGCTCAAGAAACAATTAAAATTAAAAGATTGCTTATACATAATCCTCGCAAAGTAAGTTATGAAGATGCTATTGGAATATTTAATAAAATGTTTGAAATGCACTAA
- a CDS encoding tRNA (cytidine(56)-2'-O)-methyltransferase, translating into MKIFVLRLGHRKIRDERVSTHCGLVARALGANGIIYSGERDDEIIDSVKKVVKKWGGKFEISYEENWRKILKNWNGKIVHLTMYGIPIQDKIDEIRKCNEDLLIVIGSEKVPFEVYKLANWNIAITNQPHSEIAALAIFLDRLFMGEELNKNFENSEVKIIPQEKGKKLIKLK; encoded by the coding sequence ATGAAGATTTTTGTTTTAAGACTTGGGCATAGAAAAATTAGAGATGAAAGGGTAAGCACTCATTGTGGACTTGTAGCTAGAGCATTAGGAGCCAATGGAATAATATACTCAGGTGAAAGAGATGATGAAATAATAGATTCTGTAAAAAAAGTAGTTAAAAAATGGGGCGGGAAATTTGAAATTTCTTATGAAGAAAATTGGAGAAAAATATTAAAAAATTGGAATGGAAAAATAGTTCATTTAACAATGTATGGTATTCCAATTCAAGATAAGATTGATGAGATTAGAAAATGTAATGAAGATTTGCTTATTGTAATAGGTTCTGAAAAAGTACCGTTCGAAGTTTATAAATTAGCAAATTGGAATATAGCTATAACAAATCAACCTCACTCAGAAATCGCTGCATTGGCAATTTTCTTAGATAGATTATTTATGGGGGAGGAGCTTAATAAAAATTTTGAAAATTCTGAAGTTAAAATTATTCCTCAAGAAAAAGGTAAAAAACTTATTAAGTTGAAATAA
- the xylB gene encoding xylulokinase produces the protein MYLLGIDVGTSGTKSIIFDLNGKIISRAYVEYPLIFPDHGFIEQNPEIWWDATIKTIKNAMEKESIKASEINCVGLSGHTNTPSFIDKSGKPLYNSIVWMDRRAEKQANAIHKKIGNEKIHKITGVKIDPFYSVYKVLWLKENYPNIIEKIHAILQPKDYIGLKLTGEFFLDKALASSSGYLDINKGEYAYDLLEEIGFPIEKLPKLVLPYEIVGEVNEEAARLIGLKKGTPVVAGSGDVMVNAIGCGTIEAGSAYNKMATASDIVVCIDHPIFDPKTRVVFYNHILSNKWLLVGGSNSGICYRWFRDQFGSIEKEIAKSLNKDPYEIMDAEAESIEPGSNNLIFLPYLTGARSPIWDTNAKGVFLGITLNHGKNHFIRAILEGIAFDVKHRIEIIEKDFGIKINEIRIVGGGGRSNVWRQIMADIYNKPILLPAGSEQECFGAAIIAGYGAKIYKDITKTVKELVPIIDIKEPKKENVEKYAKLFKIYVELYDKLKEVFYLLSH, from the coding sequence ATGTACTTACTTGGAATAGATGTTGGTACATCTGGTACAAAATCAATAATATTTGATTTAAATGGAAAAATTATATCTAGAGCATATGTAGAATATCCATTAATATTTCCTGATCATGGATTCATTGAACAAAACCCAGAAATATGGTGGGATGCAACTATTAAAACAATCAAAAATGCTATGGAAAAAGAATCTATAAAAGCAAGCGAAATAAATTGCGTAGGTCTTAGTGGACATACAAACACTCCGTCTTTTATAGATAAAAGTGGTAAGCCTTTATATAATTCAATAGTATGGATGGATAGAAGAGCTGAAAAACAAGCTAATGCTATACATAAAAAAATTGGTAATGAGAAAATCCATAAAATCACTGGTGTTAAAATAGATCCATTTTATTCAGTTTATAAAGTATTATGGTTAAAAGAAAATTATCCAAATATAATTGAAAAAATTCATGCAATATTACAACCAAAAGATTATATTGGATTAAAACTTACTGGCGAATTCTTTCTTGATAAAGCATTAGCATCTTCAAGTGGTTATTTAGATATTAACAAAGGAGAATATGCGTATGATTTACTAGAGGAAATAGGTTTTCCAATAGAAAAACTTCCTAAACTTGTACTTCCCTATGAAATTGTTGGAGAAGTTAATGAAGAAGCAGCAAGATTAATTGGATTGAAAAAAGGAACACCAGTAGTAGCTGGTAGTGGAGATGTAATGGTTAATGCTATTGGTTGTGGAACAATTGAAGCAGGTTCTGCATATAATAAAATGGCTACTGCATCAGATATAGTTGTATGTATAGACCATCCAATTTTTGACCCAAAAACTAGGGTGGTTTTTTATAATCATATTTTATCCAATAAATGGCTTCTTGTTGGCGGATCAAATAGTGGCATATGCTATAGATGGTTTAGAGATCAATTTGGTTCTATTGAGAAAGAAATTGCAAAAAGTTTAAATAAAGACCCTTATGAGATAATGGACGCTGAAGCAGAGAGTATAGAGCCAGGCTCGAATAATTTAATTTTCTTACCTTATTTAACTGGTGCTAGAAGTCCAATATGGGATACAAATGCAAAAGGAGTATTTTTAGGTATTACTTTAAATCATGGAAAAAATCATTTTATACGTGCAATTTTAGAAGGAATTGCTTTTGATGTGAAGCATCGTATAGAAATTATTGAAAAAGATTTTGGAATTAAAATTAATGAAATAAGAATTGTTGGTGGTGGTGGGAGGTCAAATGTTTGGAGACAAATAATGGCAGATATTTATAATAAGCCAATACTTTTACCTGCAGGAAGTGAACAAGAATGCTTTGGTGCTGCAATTATTGCTGGATATGGAGCTAAAATATATAAAGATATAACTAAAACTGTTAAAGAATTAGTTCCAATAATTGATATAAAAGAACCAAAAAAAGAAAATGTAGAAAAATATGCAAAATTATTTAAAATCTATGTAGAACTTTATGATAAGCTTAAGGAAGTATTTTATTTATTATCTCATTAA